One genomic window of Nakamurella panacisegetis includes the following:
- a CDS encoding PP2C family protein-serine/threonine phosphatase, which produces MSHVIRYAARTDRGLLRANNQDSVFAGDRLLVIADGMGGHAAGDVASRLVVAAFVDLDELPLGSDMVRPLTEATREGNAAIAEMVEENPEFDGMGTTLTALLFDGPVVALAHVGDSRAYLYRNGVLHQISHDDTFVQSLVDDGRITADEAAHHPQRSLLLRALNGMEMDPSITLRETSPGDRFLICSDGLSDVVSPESIADTLAGPDVDQVADTLIQLALVGGGPDNVTVIVADVLETGATGSPGVAAGAVDPEATGPMQPIHLTQRMPRVPLPPIPEDIPAKPEYAPAEEGPELHNGDDEEYDDEDDFSAASDIDAHDDPDDHGMVSPPRRHWRRRWAFGIALLVLIGAGLTGSVLWANSKYYVGQDGREVAVFRGVNGSLLGWKFASVQENSCGTTPSGCRPLMVTDLVQAARDQVSAGIPVSTLADARAVITRLTSEQLPPCPTTGTGSTLSSLTPASSGAASSSVAASSAPTTPTSSVVVPPTTAAKTTAAKTTAKVTPPRTTAKSTAKATARTAARTTSKASGAAKPTTTPRAVKATTTALKAIAPVTTTVVVTVNPLAPSAAAVTDGQHLRSRGVLPTPASALGTAPITRSNPAGVTPTITVFTTTTLLPTAATPSAQPGTPLVSPAAEPGVTCRPVS; this is translated from the coding sequence GTGAGCCACGTGATCCGGTACGCGGCACGTACCGACCGCGGACTGTTACGGGCGAACAACCAGGACTCGGTGTTCGCCGGTGACCGGCTGCTGGTGATCGCCGACGGCATGGGCGGCCACGCCGCCGGTGACGTCGCGTCGCGCCTGGTGGTGGCCGCTTTCGTCGACCTCGACGAGCTGCCGCTGGGCAGCGACATGGTCCGCCCGCTCACCGAGGCCACCCGTGAGGGGAACGCTGCCATCGCCGAGATGGTGGAGGAGAACCCCGAGTTCGACGGCATGGGCACCACGCTCACCGCCCTGCTGTTCGACGGACCGGTCGTCGCGCTGGCCCACGTCGGCGACTCCCGCGCCTACCTGTACCGCAACGGCGTGCTGCACCAGATCAGCCACGACGACACGTTCGTCCAGTCGCTGGTCGACGACGGCCGGATCACCGCCGACGAGGCCGCCCACCACCCCCAGCGGTCGCTGCTGCTCCGCGCGCTGAACGGCATGGAGATGGATCCGTCCATCACGCTGCGCGAGACGTCCCCCGGAGATCGGTTCCTGATCTGCAGCGACGGCCTGTCCGACGTGGTCTCGCCGGAGTCCATCGCCGACACCCTGGCCGGCCCCGATGTCGACCAGGTGGCCGACACGTTGATCCAGCTGGCGCTGGTCGGCGGGGGTCCGGACAACGTCACCGTCATCGTGGCGGATGTCCTGGAGACGGGCGCGACCGGTTCGCCCGGCGTGGCGGCCGGCGCGGTCGACCCGGAAGCCACCGGGCCGATGCAGCCGATCCATCTGACCCAGCGCATGCCCCGGGTCCCGCTGCCGCCCATCCCGGAGGACATCCCGGCCAAGCCCGAGTACGCCCCGGCCGAGGAGGGCCCCGAGCTGCACAACGGGGACGACGAGGAGTACGACGACGAGGACGACTTCTCGGCCGCCTCCGACATCGACGCCCACGACGATCCGGACGACCACGGCATGGTGTCTCCGCCTCGGCGCCACTGGCGGCGCCGGTGGGCCTTCGGCATCGCCTTGCTGGTCTTGATCGGGGCCGGACTGACCGGTTCGGTGCTGTGGGCCAACAGCAAGTACTACGTCGGGCAGGACGGCCGCGAGGTCGCGGTGTTCCGGGGCGTCAACGGCTCGCTGCTCGGGTGGAAGTTCGCCTCGGTGCAGGAGAACTCCTGTGGCACAACACCTTCCGGATGCCGACCGCTTATGGTGACCGACCTTGTGCAAGCCGCCCGGGACCAGGTCAGCGCCGGGATCCCGGTCAGCACGCTGGCCGACGCCCGGGCCGTGATCACTCGCCTGACGTCCGAACAGCTCCCGCCGTGCCCGACCACCGGGACCGGTTCGACCCTTTCCTCGCTCACCCCGGCGTCATCGGGAGCGGCGTCGTCCTCCGTCGCCGCGTCGAGCGCGCCCACCACCCCGACCTCGTCCGTGGTCGTCCCGCCGACCACCGCGGCGAAGACCACCGCGGCCAAGACCACCGCGAAGGTCACGCCACCGAGGACGACGGCCAAGTCCACAGCCAAGGCGACGGCCCGGACGGCAGCAAGAACCACCAGCAAGGCGTCCGGCGCGGCGAAACCCACCACCACTCCGCGTGCCGTCAAGGCCACGACCACCGCCCTGAAGGCGATCGCCCCGGTCACGACGACCGTGGTGGTCACCGTCAACCCGTTGGCGCCGTCCGCCGCGGCTGTCACCGACGGCCAGCACCTGCGGTCGCGCGGCGTGCTGCCCACCCCAGCCAGTGCCCTTGGCACCGCGCCCATCACCCGCTCCAACCCGGCCGGAGTGACCCCGACGATCACCGTGTTCACCACCACCACGCTGTTGCCGACCGCGGCCACCCCGTCCGCCCAGCCCGGCACGCCGCTGGTCAGCCCGGCCGCCGAGCCGGGCGTCACCTGCCGGCCGGTGTCGTGA
- a CDS encoding FtsW/RodA/SpoVE family cell cycle protein — translation MSRAAGNLADTAPGRAARRTGRGAELWMLVFAAIIVTGALIVVELNQGRGLTLHLAYYGGGYLVALTFAHVMIRRLAPYADPVLLPLVALLNGIGLVMIYRLDLAAQSKAAANGTPAPAAQAPAQLLWTGIALVLFLGVLLVIRDHTVLAKYSYTLLLLGLLFLALPGVLPAKYSAVNGAQIWIKIPHLFSIQPSEFAKIALMIFTASFLASKQNLLATAGKKIFGLVLPRARDLGPLLLALIICLAVLVRGNDLGTSLLIFGVLLMMVYVATSRVSWLIIGLIGFSGGAFVAYKLFAHVRVRVDIWLHPFADPLGTGYQLVQSLFGLGTGGIFGTGLGAGRPDIVPFASTDFITAALGEELGLVGLSAILVCYLLIGGRGLRAAIAVKDRFGSLLAGGLSFSLVFQMFIVVGGVTRLIPLTGLTTPFLSYGGSSLLANYIILALLVRITDSSRRPPAPRAAKKETLLEAKTEMVPVARADA, via the coding sequence GTGAGCCGCGCCGCCGGAAACCTGGCCGACACCGCCCCCGGTCGCGCCGCCCGACGGACCGGACGCGGGGCCGAGCTGTGGATGCTGGTGTTCGCCGCGATCATCGTCACCGGCGCCCTGATCGTCGTCGAGCTGAACCAGGGGCGCGGCCTGACCCTGCACCTGGCCTATTACGGCGGCGGTTACCTCGTCGCCCTGACCTTCGCGCATGTGATGATCCGCCGGCTCGCGCCGTACGCCGACCCGGTACTGCTCCCGCTCGTGGCTCTGTTGAACGGCATCGGGCTGGTGATGATCTACCGGCTGGACCTGGCCGCCCAGTCCAAGGCGGCCGCCAACGGCACCCCCGCTCCGGCCGCGCAGGCTCCGGCCCAGCTGCTGTGGACGGGAATCGCCCTGGTGCTGTTCCTCGGCGTGCTGTTGGTGATCCGCGACCACACCGTCCTGGCCAAGTACTCCTACACGCTGCTGCTGCTCGGCCTGTTGTTCCTGGCCCTGCCCGGTGTCCTGCCGGCCAAGTACTCGGCGGTCAACGGCGCCCAGATCTGGATCAAGATCCCCCATCTGTTCTCGATCCAGCCGAGCGAGTTCGCCAAGATCGCCCTGATGATCTTCACCGCGTCATTCCTGGCCTCCAAGCAGAACCTGCTGGCCACCGCGGGGAAGAAGATCTTCGGGTTGGTCCTGCCGCGGGCCCGTGACCTCGGCCCCCTGCTGCTGGCCCTGATCATCTGTCTGGCCGTGCTGGTCAGGGGCAACGACCTCGGCACGTCACTGCTGATCTTCGGCGTGCTGCTGATGATGGTCTACGTCGCCACCTCGAGGGTGTCCTGGCTGATCATCGGTCTGATCGGCTTCTCCGGCGGCGCGTTCGTCGCGTACAAGCTGTTCGCGCACGTCCGGGTGCGGGTGGACATCTGGCTGCACCCGTTCGCCGACCCGCTCGGCACCGGGTACCAGCTGGTCCAGTCGCTGTTCGGTCTGGGCACCGGCGGCATCTTCGGCACCGGCCTCGGGGCGGGCCGGCCCGACATCGTGCCGTTCGCCTCGACCGACTTCATCACCGCCGCGCTCGGTGAGGAACTCGGGCTGGTCGGGTTGTCGGCCATCCTGGTCTGCTACCTGCTCATCGGCGGCCGCGGGCTGCGCGCCGCCATCGCGGTCAAGGATCGTTTCGGGTCGCTGCTGGCCGGCGGACTGTCGTTCTCGCTCGTCTTCCAGATGTTCATCGTGGTCGGCGGCGTCACCCGACTCATCCCGCTGACCGGCCTGACCACGCCGTTCCTGTCCTACGGAGGGTCTTCCCTGCTCGCCAACTACATCATCCTGGCGCTGCTGGTCCGGATCACCGATTCCTCGCGGCGGCCGCCGGCCCCGAGGGCGGCGAAGAAGGAGACGCTGCTGGAAGCGAAGACCGAGATGGTGCCCGTCGCGCGGGCCGACGCATGA
- a CDS encoding peptidoglycan D,D-transpeptidase FtsI family protein — MKRPLRRVGTAITILVLLLLGNITYIQVVKASAYRADPNNSRTRLEEFQQPRGQITTAKGTVLAQSVASTDSYKYQRKYPQGAMYSPVTGYFSSYYGASGIEQAENSILSGSDDNLIGDRFSDLLTGREPRGGNVQLSIVDAVQQAAYNGLKDKGYVGAVVAIKPSTGAILALASTPSYDPTSLASHSEAVQKAYSAKINSAVPSLRLNRALSADYPPGSTFKLVVSASALQNGYTPTSSVTGVSKMRLPGGGTLSNFEGEDCGTAGGADVTLTVALAYSCNTAFASVGIALGADKLKAQASALGVDPAGTSINNIPVVGSRVGPMVDGAAVGQSSIGQRDVAFTPFQDAVIVSTIANHGKRLAPYVVAETTRPDLSVISKAQTTVVNQAMPTSVADQIRDMMIQSEKDMKTDPNPFAGVVIASKTGTAEHGTDPKHTPPDCWYVAFAPADNPQIAVAVLVENGGDKGLAATGGSVAGPIGHAVIGAALAGQ, encoded by the coding sequence ATGAAGAGGCCACTGCGCCGCGTTGGCACGGCGATCACCATCCTGGTGCTGCTGTTGCTGGGCAACATCACCTACATCCAGGTGGTCAAGGCCTCCGCGTACCGGGCCGATCCGAACAACTCGCGGACCCGGCTCGAGGAGTTCCAGCAGCCGCGGGGCCAGATCACCACGGCCAAGGGCACAGTGCTGGCGCAGTCCGTCGCCAGCACCGACAGCTACAAGTACCAGCGCAAGTATCCGCAGGGCGCGATGTACAGCCCGGTCACCGGATACTTCTCGTCCTACTACGGCGCCAGCGGCATCGAGCAGGCGGAGAACTCCATCCTCTCCGGCAGTGACGACAACCTGATCGGCGACCGCTTCTCCGATCTGCTGACCGGACGGGAACCGCGCGGCGGCAACGTCCAGCTCTCGATCGTCGACGCCGTCCAGCAGGCCGCGTACAACGGGCTCAAGGACAAGGGTTACGTCGGCGCGGTGGTGGCCATCAAGCCGTCGACGGGGGCGATCCTGGCGCTGGCCTCCACCCCGTCCTACGACCCGACGTCGCTGGCCAGCCACTCCGAGGCGGTGCAGAAGGCGTACTCGGCCAAGATCAACTCCGCCGTTCCGTCGCTCCGGCTGAACCGGGCCCTGTCGGCCGACTACCCGCCCGGATCGACCTTCAAGCTGGTCGTTTCCGCCTCCGCGCTGCAGAACGGCTACACCCCCACCTCCAGCGTCACCGGCGTCTCGAAGATGAGGCTGCCCGGCGGCGGCACGCTGTCCAACTTCGAAGGGGAGGACTGCGGCACGGCGGGCGGCGCCGATGTCACCCTCACCGTCGCCCTGGCCTACTCGTGCAACACCGCGTTCGCCTCGGTGGGCATCGCCCTGGGGGCCGACAAGCTGAAGGCGCAGGCCAGCGCCCTCGGCGTCGACCCGGCCGGCACCAGCATCAACAACATCCCGGTGGTCGGTTCCCGCGTCGGCCCGATGGTCGACGGCGCCGCGGTCGGGCAGAGCAGCATCGGTCAGCGCGACGTGGCGTTCACCCCGTTCCAGGACGCCGTGATCGTCTCCACCATCGCCAATCACGGCAAGCGGCTGGCCCCGTACGTGGTCGCCGAGACGACCCGACCCGACCTGTCCGTGATCTCCAAGGCCCAGACGACGGTGGTCAACCAGGCGATGCCGACCTCGGTGGCCGACCAGATCCGCGACATGATGATCCAGTCGGAGAAGGACATGAAGACCGACCCCAACCCGTTCGCCGGGGTGGTCATCGCGTCCAAGACCGGAACCGCCGAACACGGTACCGATCCGAAGCACACCCCGCCGGACTGCTGGTACGTCGCGTTCGCCCCGGCAGACAACCCTCAGATCGCGGTGGCCGTGCTGGTCGAGAACGGCGGCGACAAGGGCCTCGCGGCCACCGGCGGCTCCGTGGCCGGACCGATCGGGCACGCCGTCATCGGTGCTGCCCTGGCCGGCCAGTGA
- a CDS encoding serine/threonine-protein kinase: MALTPGLLLSDRYRLTSRIAVGGMGEVWAADDTRLARKVAVKILKSELTSDPEFVDRFRAEARITASLNHSGIAAVYDYGEVASIVGGPRDTAYLVMELVTGEPLSAVLTRTPRLSVPRVLDVLEQSGRALQAAHARALVHRDIKPGNILITPTGQVKITDFGIAKVAHQVPVTRGGMVMGTAQYLSPEQAAGNESFPPSDVYALGVVAYEALAGVRPFNGENPIAVAMAHVRDEPPPLPPDIPPPVSALVMRMLAKDAARRFPDGGALARAVAAVRGGARPATAGPITGAFPAGQVTGTSRPATSSTGHPAASAYPAASPQPVYAPPAYAPPVRAATRATQARTPAPYPAPVNRRTGVAVLVAILVLILVAILGAVILTHVGTPGTSADTSAVDSTTRHADVPVDRPAPTTGIADF; encoded by the coding sequence ATGGCGCTGACCCCAGGTCTGTTGCTGTCGGATCGCTATCGCCTGACGAGCCGGATCGCCGTCGGCGGGATGGGCGAGGTCTGGGCGGCCGACGACACGCGGCTGGCCCGGAAGGTCGCCGTCAAGATCCTCAAGTCCGAGCTCACCAGCGACCCCGAGTTCGTCGATCGGTTCCGGGCCGAGGCCCGGATCACGGCCTCCCTGAACCACTCCGGGATCGCCGCGGTCTACGACTACGGCGAGGTGGCCTCGATCGTCGGCGGCCCCCGCGACACCGCCTACCTGGTGATGGAACTCGTGACCGGCGAGCCGCTCTCGGCCGTTCTCACCCGCACTCCGCGCCTGTCGGTGCCGCGGGTACTGGATGTACTCGAGCAGTCGGGGCGGGCGTTGCAGGCCGCCCACGCGCGGGCGCTGGTGCACCGCGACATCAAGCCCGGCAACATCCTGATCACCCCGACCGGTCAGGTGAAGATCACCGATTTCGGCATCGCGAAGGTGGCGCACCAGGTGCCGGTGACCCGCGGCGGGATGGTGATGGGCACGGCCCAGTACCTGTCCCCCGAGCAGGCGGCGGGCAATGAATCGTTCCCCCCGTCCGACGTCTATGCCCTCGGCGTCGTCGCCTACGAGGCCCTGGCCGGAGTACGCCCGTTCAACGGCGAGAATCCGATCGCGGTGGCCATGGCCCATGTCCGTGACGAACCACCGCCGCTGCCGCCGGACATTCCTCCTCCCGTGTCCGCGCTGGTGATGCGCATGCTGGCCAAGGACGCGGCCCGGCGTTTCCCCGATGGCGGAGCTCTCGCTCGCGCCGTCGCCGCGGTCCGCGGTGGCGCTCGTCCCGCGACGGCCGGTCCGATCACAGGCGCCTTCCCGGCCGGCCAGGTCACCGGCACGAGCCGCCCGGCGACTTCCTCGACCGGTCACCCGGCAGCGTCCGCCTACCCGGCCGCGTCTCCGCAGCCGGTCTACGCCCCGCCCGCCTACGCACCTCCGGTGCGGGCCGCCACCCGGGCCACCCAGGCCCGGACGCCGGCGCCCTATCCGGCCCCGGTCAACCGCCGCACCGGCGTGGCCGTGCTCGTGGCCATCCTGGTGCTGATCCTGGTGGCCATCCTCGGTGCGGTCATCCTCACCCACGTCGGGACCCCGGGGACCAGCGCCGACACATCGGCGGTGGACTCGACCACCCGGCACGCCGACGTCCCCGTCGATCGTCCGGCTCCGACGACCGGGATCGCAGACTTTTGA